A part of Tardiphaga sp. vice304 genomic DNA contains:
- a CDS encoding DUF1236 domain-containing protein produces MRNRIIAIVALAGALSAPLAAQAQETTMGVARSGQAVIVGDNDPDGITVSERPAFREYVVRERVPTYTVPERVVVGTTLPDAGVTYYDVPQSVAQTPYRYTVVNEKTVLVEPRTRRIVQVID; encoded by the coding sequence ATGCGAAACAGGATCATCGCGATCGTCGCATTGGCAGGCGCTCTCAGCGCGCCGCTGGCGGCTCAGGCGCAAGAGACCACCATGGGCGTCGCCCGCAGCGGCCAGGCCGTGATCGTCGGCGACAACGACCCCGACGGCATTACGGTATCCGAGCGCCCGGCGTTCCGGGAATACGTCGTGCGCGAGCGCGTGCCGACCTACACCGTGCCGGAGCGCGTCGTCGTCGGCACGACGTTGCCAGACGCTGGCGTGACCTATTACGACGTGCCGCAGAGCGTGGCGCAGACGCCGTATCGCTACACCGTGGTGAACGAAAAGACGGTGCTGGTCGAGCCGCGTACGCGACGCATTGTCCAGGTGATCGACTAG
- the glyS gene encoding glycine--tRNA ligase subunit beta, which yields MPDLLLELFSEEIPARMQAKAAEDLRRMVTDRLVAEGLVYEGAKAFATPRRLTLTVHGIPNRQSDLKQERKGPRVGGAEAAIAGFLKATGLNSLDEAKIQRDPKGDFYIALTEKPGKPTVDVLAEILPLIIRTFPWPKQMRWGAASAKSTALTWVRPLHSIIASFGIETEEPEVVPFEVGGIVAGQVTRGHRFMAPSEIPVRRFDDYVSKLQHAKVVLDPERRREIILADARTLCAAQNFELVEDPALLDEVAGLVEWPVVLMGSFDEAFLAIPDEMIRATIRTNQKCFVVREPATGRLVNKFILTANIEASDGGAAIIAGNERVIRARLSDAKFFYDTDLKTKLEDRLPKFENIVFHEKLGSQANRIQRLVDLSAQIAPLVGADVKKTKRAAQLAKADLLTEAVGEFPELQGLMGKYYALAQSEDAAVATASEDHYKPQGPADRVPTDPVSIAVALADKIDTLVGFWVIDEKPTGSKDPFALRRAALGVVRILIEHQLKLPLVDICMSADISVRIDMAHQNLDRKYRALEQLEVEGLSARRAKRIFKDFEKKVLPKEISFEEAEFAISGIFNLVDFFADRLKGQLREQGSRHDLVDAVFSLGGQDDLLMVVRRVEALAKFLDTDDGKNLRAGVKRASNILGIEEKKDKRAYDGAPEPSLYKLDEEKALAAAIVEVGPEASAAVAKEDFASAMTAMAKLRPAVDAFFDKVKVNDDDAAVRENRLKLLNEIRAATRAVADFSKIQD from the coding sequence ATGCCCGATCTTCTGCTCGAACTGTTTTCCGAAGAGATCCCCGCGCGCATGCAGGCAAAGGCGGCGGAGGATTTGCGTCGCATGGTCACCGATCGCCTCGTCGCCGAGGGCCTCGTCTACGAAGGCGCGAAAGCCTTTGCGACGCCGCGGCGGCTGACGCTGACGGTGCACGGCATTCCCAACAGGCAGTCCGACCTCAAGCAGGAACGCAAGGGCCCGCGCGTCGGCGGCGCCGAGGCCGCGATCGCCGGCTTCCTCAAGGCCACCGGCCTGAACTCGCTCGATGAAGCCAAGATCCAGCGCGATCCGAAGGGCGACTTCTACATCGCGCTGACCGAGAAGCCGGGCAAGCCGACGGTCGACGTGCTGGCGGAAATCCTGCCGCTGATCATCCGCACCTTCCCGTGGCCGAAGCAGATGCGCTGGGGCGCGGCCTCGGCCAAGTCCACCGCGCTGACCTGGGTGCGCCCGCTGCATTCCATCATCGCCTCGTTCGGCATCGAGACCGAAGAGCCGGAGGTGGTGCCGTTCGAAGTCGGCGGTATCGTTGCCGGGCAGGTCACGCGCGGTCACCGCTTCATGGCTCCATCAGAGATCCCGGTGCGCCGCTTCGACGATTATGTGAGCAAGCTGCAACACGCGAAAGTCGTGCTCGACCCCGAGCGGCGCCGCGAGATCATCCTGGCCGACGCGCGCACGCTCTGCGCCGCGCAGAATTTCGAACTGGTCGAAGACCCCGCGCTGCTCGACGAGGTCGCCGGTCTCGTCGAATGGCCGGTGGTGCTGATGGGCTCGTTCGACGAGGCGTTTCTCGCGATTCCCGACGAGATGATCCGCGCCACCATCCGCACCAACCAGAAGTGCTTCGTGGTGCGCGAACCCGCCACCGGCCGTCTCGTCAACAAGTTCATCCTTACCGCCAATATCGAAGCCTCCGACGGCGGCGCCGCTATCATTGCGGGCAACGAGCGGGTGATCCGCGCGCGATTGTCGGATGCAAAATTCTTCTACGACACCGACCTGAAAACGAAGCTGGAAGACCGGCTGCCGAAATTCGAAAACATCGTGTTTCACGAAAAGCTCGGCAGCCAGGCCAATCGAATTCAGCGTCTCGTCGATTTATCTGCCCAGATCGCGCCGCTGGTCGGTGCCGACGTTAAAAAAACAAAGCGCGCAGCCCAACTCGCGAAGGCCGACCTGCTCACCGAAGCGGTCGGCGAATTCCCGGAGCTGCAAGGCCTGATGGGCAAGTACTACGCGCTGGCGCAAAGCGAGGATGCCGCCGTTGCCACGGCATCCGAGGATCATTACAAGCCGCAGGGTCCGGCGGATCGTGTGCCCACCGATCCCGTCAGCATCGCCGTGGCGCTGGCCGACAAGATTGACACGCTGGTAGGCTTCTGGGTCATCGACGAGAAGCCGACCGGTAGTAAAGATCCATTTGCACTGAGGCGTGCTGCTCTGGGCGTTGTTCGGATTCTCATAGAACACCAACTTAAGTTACCTCTCGTAGACATTTGCATGTCGGCGGATATTTCTGTTCGAATTGACATGGCGCATCAGAATTTGGATCGCAAATATCGGGCGTTGGAACAGCTTGAAGTTGAAGGTCTTTCCGCTCGTCGAGCGAAGCGTATATTCAAAGATTTTGAGAAAAAGGTATTGCCTAAGGAGATCTCGTTCGAGGAAGCCGAATTCGCGATTAGTGGGATCTTCAACTTGGTTGACTTCTTCGCCGACCGTCTCAAAGGCCAACTCCGCGAGCAGGGCTCGCGCCACGATCTGGTCGACGCCGTGTTCTCGCTCGGCGGTCAGGACGACCTCTTGATGGTGGTCCGCCGCGTCGAGGCTTTGGCCAAATTCCTCGACACCGACGACGGCAAGAATCTGCGGGCCGGCGTCAAGCGGGCGTCGAACATTCTCGGCATCGAGGAGAAGAAGGACAAGCGCGCCTATGACGGCGCGCCGGAGCCTTCGCTCTACAAGCTCGACGAGGAGAAGGCGCTGGCAGCCGCGATTGTCGAGGTCGGGCCGGAGGCGTCTGCTGCGGTGGCGAAGGAAGACTTCGCCAGCGCGATGACGGCGATGGCCAAGCTGCGGCCGGCGGTCGATGCGTTCTTTGACAAGGTGAAAGTCAACGACGACGACGCAGCCGTGCGCGAGAACCGGCTGAAGCTGCTCAACGAGATCCGCGCCGCGACGCGCGCGGTCGCGGATTTCTCGAAGATCCAGGACTAG
- a CDS encoding MFS transporter, translating to MGNLVEWYDFYAYTAFALYFAPAFFPNSDPVVQQLNAAVLFAATFLMRPLGGWLFGYLADTYGRRLSLTLSVLCMCFGSLIIACTPTYATIGFAAPVILAFARMIEGLSLGGEYGASATYLSEVADPKHRGFYSSFQYVTLIGGQLTAIIVLMLLQKVFLTEQELKDWGWRIPFVIGALLAVFAAVMRRDMHETPQFLEAKRLKKPMGSIRGLLKYPRELLLVVGLTAGGTAAFYTFTTYMQTFVKLSVGLTTDQTTTVIFGTLIFACLLQPLYGALSDKIGRKPLLIFFGVAGTLSTIPILTLLKDTKSPFVAFLLICCAWVFVAGYTSINAVVKAELFPTNIRALGVGLPYALTVSIFGGTAPAIALYFKSLGHEEWFYYYLSGMIFLSLIIYATMRDTKHNSAMHRHD from the coding sequence ATGGGCAACCTGGTCGAATGGTATGATTTCTACGCCTACACCGCTTTCGCGCTGTACTTCGCACCGGCCTTCTTCCCCAACAGTGACCCCGTGGTGCAGCAGCTCAACGCCGCCGTCCTGTTCGCCGCGACCTTCCTGATGCGTCCGCTCGGCGGCTGGCTGTTCGGCTACCTCGCCGACACATATGGCCGGCGGCTGTCGCTGACCCTGTCAGTACTGTGCATGTGCTTCGGCTCGCTGATCATCGCCTGCACGCCGACCTATGCGACGATCGGCTTTGCCGCCCCGGTGATCCTAGCCTTCGCCCGCATGATCGAGGGCCTCAGCCTCGGCGGCGAATACGGCGCCAGCGCCACCTACCTCTCCGAAGTCGCTGATCCCAAGCATCGCGGTTTCTATTCGAGCTTCCAGTACGTCACGCTGATCGGCGGCCAGTTGACCGCGATCATCGTTCTGATGCTGCTGCAGAAGGTGTTTCTCACCGAGCAGGAGCTGAAGGACTGGGGCTGGCGGATTCCGTTCGTGATCGGTGCCCTCCTCGCCGTGTTCGCCGCCGTGATGCGCCGCGACATGCACGAGACCCCGCAATTCCTCGAAGCCAAGCGGTTGAAGAAGCCGATGGGTTCGATCCGCGGCCTGCTGAAGTACCCGCGCGAACTACTCTTGGTGGTCGGCCTCACCGCCGGCGGAACCGCGGCGTTCTATACGTTCACCACCTACATGCAGACCTTCGTCAAGCTCTCGGTCGGCCTGACCACCGACCAGACCACTACGGTGATCTTCGGCACGCTGATCTTCGCCTGCCTTTTGCAGCCGCTCTATGGCGCGCTGTCCGACAAGATCGGCCGCAAGCCGCTGCTGATCTTCTTCGGCGTTGCCGGAACGCTTTCGACGATCCCGATCCTGACGCTGCTGAAGGACACCAAGTCGCCCTTCGTGGCGTTCCTGCTGATCTGCTGCGCCTGGGTGTTCGTCGCCGGCTATACCTCGATCAACGCGGTGGTGAAGGCCGAATTGTTCCCGACCAACATCCGCGCGCTGGGTGTCGGCCTGCCCTATGCGCTGACGGTCTCGATTTTCGGCGGAACCGCGCCGGCGATCGCCTTGTATTTCAAGAGCCTGGGCCACGAGGAATGGTTCTATTATTATCTCAGCGGCATGATCTTCCTCTCTCTGATCATTTACGCCACCATGCGCGACACCAAGCACAACTCGGCGATGCACCGTCACGACTGA
- a CDS encoding bifunctional alpha/beta hydrolase/OsmC family protein, with translation MPTERFQFPGTDGHLLAAALDLPDGPIRATALFAHCFTCSKDSLGAKRIATALTARGIAVLRFDFTGLGSSEGDFANSTFSSNVADLVLAADHLRGHSKAPALLIGHSLGGSAILAAAAQIPEARAVVTIAAPSDPSHVTHLFADRLDDIRTKGEVEVQLAGRPFRIKREFLDDVADHNLATHIARLRKPLLILQSPTDDTVGIDNATRIFLAAKHPKSFVSLDGMDHMLTKQHDAVYVADLIVAWAARYLDAVVTAAPVVIEQDPRKVVVQETRASKFHQQVTIGPHRLFADEPLSAGGADSGPSPYDLLLAALGACTAMTMRLYADRKALPMDRVTVTLRHGKIYAKDCAECETKDGMLDQIERVIAISGALDAEQRQKLMEIADKCPVHRTLTSEVRIVTTAGE, from the coding sequence GTGCCCACCGAACGCTTCCAGTTTCCCGGCACTGACGGCCATCTGCTGGCCGCAGCACTCGATCTGCCGGATGGTCCCATCCGCGCCACGGCCTTGTTCGCGCATTGCTTCACCTGCAGCAAGGATTCGCTCGGCGCCAAACGGATCGCGACCGCGCTGACCGCGCGCGGCATTGCCGTGCTGCGGTTCGACTTCACGGGCCTGGGCTCCAGCGAAGGCGATTTCGCCAATTCCACCTTCTCCTCCAACGTCGCCGACCTCGTGCTGGCCGCCGATCATTTGCGGGGCCATAGCAAGGCGCCGGCGCTGCTGATCGGCCACAGCCTCGGTGGTTCCGCAATCCTCGCCGCCGCCGCGCAGATCCCCGAGGCCAGAGCGGTGGTGACCATCGCGGCGCCGTCGGATCCTTCTCACGTTACGCACCTGTTCGCCGACCGTCTCGACGACATACGCACAAAGGGCGAGGTCGAGGTGCAACTCGCCGGCCGGCCGTTCCGTATCAAGCGCGAATTCCTCGACGACGTCGCCGATCACAATCTGGCGACCCATATCGCCCGGCTGCGCAAGCCGCTGTTGATCCTGCAATCGCCCACCGACGACACCGTCGGCATCGACAACGCGACGCGGATCTTCCTGGCTGCGAAACATCCCAAGAGCTTCGTGTCGCTCGACGGCATGGACCATATGCTGACGAAACAGCACGATGCAGTGTACGTCGCCGACCTGATCGTCGCCTGGGCGGCGCGCTATCTCGATGCGGTCGTGACAGCGGCGCCGGTCGTGATCGAGCAAGACCCGCGCAAAGTGGTGGTGCAGGAAACCCGCGCCAGCAAATTCCACCAGCAGGTGACGATCGGCCCGCACCGGCTGTTCGCCGACGAGCCTCTTTCGGCGGGCGGGGCGGACAGCGGTCCCAGTCCCTACGACCTGCTGCTCGCCGCGCTCGGCGCCTGTACCGCGATGACGATGCGGCTCTACGCCGACCGCAAGGCGCTGCCGATGGATCGCGTCACGGTGACGCTGCGGCACGGCAAGATCTACGCGAAGGATTGCGCGGAGTGCGAGACGAAGGATGGCATGCTCGACCAGATCGAGCGCGTGATCGCCATCAGCGGCGCGCTGGATGCGGAGCAGCGCCAGAAATTGATGGAGATCGCCGACAAGTGCCCGGTGCACCGGACACTGACATCTGAAGTTCGAATCGTCACGACGGCGGGGGAGTAG
- a CDS encoding sulfite oxidase-like oxidoreductase, giving the protein MTDDNLPPDSKLTTSKQRWAREGKFLTGKIARPEDQRLPPGQHLTKDWPVLDLGVTPNISKERWRLDVYGAVEQPLFWDFAEFTAQPQQQFISDIHCVTTWSRYENAWDGLSTRELLAACKPRNEARFVVLHSHDGYTTNLALEDFAAEDALLAHAWQGAPIERDHGGPVRLIVPHLYFWKSAKWLQSIEFVTEDRPGYWEVRGYHNRGDPWLEQRYSDD; this is encoded by the coding sequence ATGACCGACGATAATCTCCCGCCGGACTCAAAGCTGACCACCAGCAAGCAACGCTGGGCGCGCGAGGGGAAATTCCTCACCGGCAAGATCGCGCGCCCGGAAGACCAGCGGCTCCCGCCCGGCCAGCACCTGACGAAGGACTGGCCGGTGCTGGACCTCGGTGTCACGCCGAACATTTCGAAAGAACGCTGGCGGCTCGACGTCTACGGCGCGGTCGAGCAGCCGCTGTTCTGGGATTTCGCGGAGTTCACCGCGCAGCCGCAGCAGCAATTCATCTCCGACATCCACTGCGTCACCACCTGGTCGCGCTACGAAAATGCCTGGGACGGCCTTTCGACGCGCGAATTGCTGGCGGCGTGCAAGCCGCGTAACGAGGCGCGCTTCGTCGTGCTGCATTCGCATGACGGCTACACGACAAATCTCGCGCTGGAAGATTTCGCGGCCGAGGACGCGCTGCTGGCCCATGCCTGGCAGGGCGCGCCGATCGAGCGCGACCACGGCGGGCCGGTGCGGCTGATCGTGCCGCATCTGTATTTCTGGAAGAGCGCCAAGTGGCTGCAAAGCATCGAGTTCGTCACGGAGGATAGGCCCGGCTACTGGGAAGTCCGCGGCTACCATAACCGCGGCGACCCGTGGCTGGAGCAGAGGTATTCGGACGATTGA
- the ppdK gene encoding pyruvate, phosphate dikinase, protein MAKTASKTTKAAANSKAAAKTKKVAKAAAAPARKALKKPPAKAVAKKAGKSAKKPVAKAKPAAKVAPKVVARKLAPKKPPVVAKPTASKKPVIAKGKTVAAKPAAKPIADKIQAGKWVYSFGGGKAEGKAGLRDLLGGKGANLAEMANLGLPVPPGFTIPTSVCVYYYANDKTYPKDLKAQVEKALAAVGKITGKGFGDPKNPLLVSVRSGARASMPGMMDTVLNLGLNDTTVEALAELSGDKRFAYDSYRRFITMYSDVVMGFEHHHFEDILDTYKDSKGYNLDTDLDGDDWVALVGKYKEAVAHETGKEFPQDPHEQLWGAVGAVFSSWMNARAITYRRLHDIPESWGTAVSVQAMVFGNMGDTSATGVAFTRNPSTGESRLYGEFLINAQGEDVVAGIRTPQDITEAARLESGSDKASMEAAMPEAFKELTRIYTQLEKHYRDMQDMEFTVEQGRLWMLQTRNGKRTAKASIRIAVELANEGVISQNDAVSRIDPASLDQLLHPTIDPAAPRDIIATGLPASPGAASGEIVFSSEEAARLQADGHQVILVRVETSPEDIHGMHAAEGILTTRGGMTSHAAVVARGMGKPCVSGCGTIRVDYSRGTMSIGDRSFKAGDIITIDGSIGHVMAGRMAMIEPELSGEFNTLMGWADKVRKLKVRVNGDTPNDARTALKFGAEGIGLCRTEHMFFEETRIRTVREMILADDEESRRAALAKLLPMQREDFVELFEIMKGLPVTIRLLDPPLHEFLPHTQAEVEEVAKAMNTDAKKLADRARDLAEFNPMLGFRGCRLAIAYPEIAEMQARALFEAAIEAGKSTGELVVLEVMVPLIATKAEFDLVKARIDATAQAVLKETGGKLNYTVGTMIELPRACLMAGEIAETAEFFSFGTNDLTQTTFGISRDDAGSFLGTYIAKGILPIDPFISIDRSGVGELVKIGVERGRKTRANIKVGICGEHGGDPASVAFCHQAGLDYVSCSPYRVPIARLAAAQAALGKEISSQA, encoded by the coding sequence ATGGCTAAAACCGCATCGAAGACCACGAAGGCCGCCGCCAACTCCAAGGCGGCTGCCAAAACCAAAAAGGTCGCGAAGGCCGCAGCGGCTCCCGCCCGCAAGGCGTTGAAGAAGCCGCCGGCGAAGGCCGTGGCGAAAAAAGCCGGGAAATCCGCGAAGAAGCCTGTCGCGAAAGCGAAGCCGGCCGCCAAGGTCGCCCCGAAGGTCGTCGCCAGGAAGCTGGCGCCGAAGAAGCCGCCGGTCGTGGCGAAGCCCACCGCCAGCAAGAAGCCGGTTATTGCCAAGGGCAAGACCGTTGCCGCCAAGCCCGCGGCCAAGCCGATCGCCGACAAGATCCAGGCCGGCAAGTGGGTGTATTCGTTCGGCGGCGGCAAGGCCGAGGGCAAGGCCGGTCTGCGCGACCTGCTCGGCGGCAAGGGCGCCAACCTCGCCGAGATGGCCAATCTCGGCCTGCCGGTGCCCCCCGGCTTCACCATCCCGACCTCGGTCTGCGTGTATTACTACGCCAACGACAAGACCTACCCGAAAGACCTCAAGGCGCAGGTCGAGAAGGCGCTGGCCGCCGTCGGCAAGATCACCGGCAAGGGCTTCGGCGATCCGAAGAACCCGCTGCTGGTGTCGGTGCGTTCCGGCGCCCGCGCCTCGATGCCGGGCATGATGGACACCGTTCTCAACCTCGGCCTCAACGACACCACCGTGGAAGCGCTGGCCGAACTGTCCGGCGACAAGCGCTTCGCCTATGACAGCTACCGCCGCTTCATCACGATGTATTCCGACGTCGTGATGGGCTTCGAGCACCATCATTTCGAGGACATCCTCGACACCTACAAGGACAGCAAGGGCTACAACCTCGACACCGATCTCGACGGTGACGACTGGGTGGCGCTGGTCGGCAAGTACAAGGAAGCCGTTGCGCACGAAACCGGAAAGGAATTCCCGCAGGATCCGCACGAGCAGCTGTGGGGCGCGGTCGGCGCGGTGTTCTCCTCCTGGATGAACGCGCGCGCGATCACCTATCGCCGCCTGCACGACATTCCGGAATCCTGGGGCACCGCGGTGTCCGTTCAGGCCATGGTGTTCGGCAACATGGGCGACACCTCGGCCACCGGCGTAGCGTTTACGCGCAATCCCTCGACCGGCGAGAGCCGGCTGTACGGCGAATTCCTGATCAATGCGCAGGGCGAGGACGTCGTCGCCGGCATCCGCACCCCGCAGGACATCACCGAAGCCGCGCGCCTCGAATCCGGCTCCGACAAGGCGTCGATGGAAGCCGCGATGCCGGAAGCCTTCAAAGAGCTGACGCGGATCTACACGCAGCTCGAGAAGCACTATCGCGACATGCAGGACATGGAGTTCACGGTCGAGCAGGGCCGGCTCTGGATGCTGCAGACCCGCAACGGCAAGCGCACCGCCAAGGCCTCGATCCGCATCGCGGTCGAACTCGCCAATGAAGGCGTGATCTCGCAGAACGACGCGGTGTCGCGCATCGATCCCGCCTCGCTCGACCAACTGCTGCACCCGACCATCGATCCCGCCGCGCCGCGCGACATCATCGCGACCGGCCTGCCGGCGTCGCCGGGCGCCGCTTCGGGCGAAATCGTGTTCTCGTCGGAAGAAGCCGCACGGCTGCAGGCCGACGGACATCAGGTGATTCTGGTGCGCGTCGAAACCTCGCCGGAAGACATTCACGGCATGCACGCAGCGGAAGGCATCCTCACCACCCGCGGCGGCATGACCTCGCACGCGGCCGTCGTGGCGCGCGGCATGGGCAAGCCCTGCGTCTCCGGCTGCGGCACCATCCGGGTCGATTACAGCCGCGGCACCATGTCGATCGGCGACCGCTCCTTCAAGGCGGGCGACATCATCACCATCGATGGCTCGATCGGCCATGTGATGGCCGGCCGCATGGCGATGATCGAGCCGGAACTGTCCGGCGAGTTCAACACGCTGATGGGCTGGGCCGACAAGGTTCGCAAGCTCAAGGTCCGCGTCAACGGCGATACCCCGAACGATGCGCGCACCGCGCTGAAATTCGGCGCCGAAGGCATCGGCCTGTGCCGCACCGAACACATGTTCTTCGAGGAGACCCGGATCCGCACCGTGCGCGAGATGATCCTGGCGGACGACGAGGAGAGCCGCCGCGCGGCGCTGGCCAAGCTGCTGCCGATGCAGCGCGAGGACTTCGTCGAGCTGTTCGAGATCATGAAGGGCCTGCCGGTTACCATCCGGCTGCTCGATCCGCCGCTGCACGAATTCCTGCCGCACACCCAGGCCGAGGTCGAAGAAGTCGCCAAGGCGATGAATACCGACGCGAAGAAGCTGGCCGACCGCGCCCGCGATCTCGCCGAGTTCAACCCGATGCTGGGCTTCCGCGGCTGCCGTCTGGCGATTGCCTATCCAGAAATTGCCGAGATGCAGGCGCGCGCTTTGTTCGAAGCCGCGATTGAAGCCGGCAAGAGCACCGGCGAACTGGTGGTGCTCGAAGTTATGGTGCCGCTGATCGCGACCAAGGCGGAGTTCGACCTCGTCAAGGCCCGCATCGACGCCACCGCGCAGGCGGTGCTGAAGGAGACCGGCGGCAAGCTGAACTACACCGTCGGCACCATGATCGAACTGCCGCGCGCCTGCCTGATGGCCGGCGAGATCGCCGAGACCGCCGAGTTCTTCTCGTTCGGTACCAACGATCTCACGCAGACCACCTTCGGCATCAGCCGCGACGATGCGGGTAGCTTCTTGGGCACCTACATCGCCAAGGGCATCCTGCCGATCGACCCGTTCATCTCGATCGACCGCAGCGGCGTCGGCGAACTGGTGAAGATCGGTGTCGAGCGCGGTCGCAAGACCCGGGCGAATATCAAGGTCGGCATCTGCGGCGAACATGGCGGCGATCCGGCGTCGGTAGCGTTCTGCCACCAGGCGGGCCTCGACTACGTGTCCTGCTCGCCGTATCGCGTGCCGATCGCACGTCTGGCGGCCGCACAGGCGGCGCTCGGCAAGGAGATTTCCAGCCAGGCGTGA
- a CDS encoding DUF3096 domain-containing protein: MVLTAAHIQPIVALIAGVLILVMPRLLNLIVAIYLIFIGLAGLGVLKMLNIS; encoded by the coding sequence ATGGTCCTCACGGCCGCCCATATCCAGCCGATCGTCGCCCTCATCGCCGGCGTCCTGATTCTCGTGATGCCTCGTCTGCTCAACCTGATCGTCGCCATCTACCTGATCTTCATCGGCCTGGCCGGCCTCGGCGTGTTGAAGATGTTGAACATTTCGTAG
- a CDS encoding amidase — MATDQTLIKATACTIVDKLNAGEVSPLELLDVLEARIAEVDGQVNALPTLCFDRARASARELMKQPVGSRGLLAGMPVPIKDLTAVAGVRTTQGSLIYKDVVPAESNILVERLEENGAVIYAKSNTPEFGAGANTFNDVFGPTLNPWDLSKSSAGSSGGAAAALASGTAWLAQGSDMGGSLRSPASFCGVVGLRPSIGRVANTPSAAVDRTLGVQGPMARNVEDLALLLDAMSGEHVADPLSLPLLPTSFLSAARSGKAPVRVAYSPDLGGISPVDPEVIEITRKAAMRFIEAGALVEEASPDLRETHDCFHVLRAHDFALTKADLLRDKRELLKPEVIWNIEEGIKLSFDDVQRAEAQRLAMMNRTLEFFKTYDLLMIPSTIVPPCPIEDRYVAECAGHKFDNYIEWLTLVSAITLVCCPALSLPCGFTSKGLPVGLQIVARPRAEAQLLAGARVLEDILGLRGTTPIDPRPAK; from the coding sequence CTCATCAAGGCCACGGCCTGCACCATTGTCGACAAGCTCAATGCCGGCGAGGTCTCGCCGCTGGAATTGCTCGACGTGCTGGAAGCCCGCATCGCGGAAGTCGACGGCCAGGTCAACGCGCTGCCGACCCTGTGCTTCGATCGTGCCCGCGCCTCCGCCAGGGAATTGATGAAGCAGCCGGTCGGAAGCCGCGGCCTGCTCGCCGGCATGCCGGTGCCGATCAAGGACCTCACCGCAGTTGCCGGCGTGCGAACGACGCAGGGTTCGTTGATCTACAAGGACGTCGTGCCCGCCGAGTCCAACATCCTGGTCGAGCGCCTCGAAGAGAACGGCGCGGTGATCTACGCCAAATCAAACACGCCGGAATTCGGCGCCGGCGCCAACACCTTCAACGACGTGTTCGGCCCGACCTTGAACCCGTGGGACCTGTCGAAATCCTCCGCCGGCTCCTCCGGCGGCGCGGCCGCGGCGCTGGCCTCCGGCACCGCCTGGCTGGCGCAGGGCTCCGACATGGGCGGCTCGTTGCGCAGCCCGGCCTCGTTCTGCGGCGTGGTCGGCCTTCGCCCGAGCATCGGCCGCGTCGCCAACACGCCCTCGGCGGCGGTGGACCGCACGCTCGGCGTCCAGGGTCCGATGGCGCGCAATGTCGAGGATCTCGCGCTTCTGCTCGACGCGATGAGCGGCGAGCATGTCGCCGACCCCTTGTCGCTGCCGCTGTTGCCGACGTCGTTCCTGTCGGCCGCGCGCTCCGGCAAGGCCCCAGTCCGCGTTGCCTATTCGCCGGACCTCGGTGGCATCAGCCCGGTCGATCCCGAAGTGATCGAAATCACCCGCAAGGCGGCGATGCGTTTCATCGAGGCCGGCGCCCTCGTCGAGGAAGCCTCGCCCGACCTGCGCGAAACCCATGACTGCTTCCATGTGCTGCGCGCCCACGACTTCGCGTTGACCAAGGCCGACCTGTTGCGCGACAAGCGCGAGCTGTTGAAGCCGGAAGTGATCTGGAACATCGAGGAAGGAATCAAGCTCAGCTTCGACGACGTGCAACGCGCCGAGGCGCAGCGCCTGGCGATGATGAATCGCACGCTGGAGTTCTTCAAGACCTACGACCTCCTGATGATCCCCTCGACCATCGTGCCGCCCTGCCCGATCGAGGATCGCTACGTCGCCGAATGCGCCGGCCACAAGTTTGACAACTACATCGAGTGGCTGACGCTGGTGTCGGCGATCACGCTGGTATGCTGCCCGGCGCTGTCGCTGCCGTGCGGCTTTACCTCCAAGGGCCTGCCGGTCGGATTGCAGATCGTCGCCCGGCCGCGCGCCGAGGCGCAGCTATTGGCCGGCGCGCGCGTGCTGGAAGACATCCTCGGCCTGCGCGGCACCACGCCGATCGATCCGCGCCCCGCGAAGTAA